CCGTGCGCAGCAGGGAGTCGAGCTGCTCCATCCGCGAGTCGCGGTGCGCCTCGCTGCCCAACTGCTGGCGCAGCTCGGCGTTCTCCCGCTCCAGCTCGCTGATCCGGTCGTGGCGGTCGCCCGACTCCCGGACGGCTGCGATGGCGTTGGCCACCGGGTCGACCGCTCCCGCGACCCCCTCCTCGACCGGCCCGAACACGGAGGCGGCGGCCTCTCTCGCGCCGTCGAGCGGGGAGTCGTCACCGCTGCGCAGGTCGAGGGTGATCAGGGCGAAGGCGACGGAGACCAGCAGAACGAGTAGCAGCCGGCTCTCTCGGGTGTCCCTCACGTGCCGCGGCCGTGCCTTTCTGATCGTTCATCGAAATCGTCGGATCACTGGGCCAACGATCCGCCACGCGGATTGGTGTCCCCCCGCCACGCGGCGGACCGATGGCGGGGCGGGCCCGCCGGGCGGTCACCGCCGTGGCTGCGCGTCCAGCACCTGCTGGAGTGCCTCGAACTCCTCGACGCACTTGCCGGAGCCGAGGGCCACCGAGTCGAGCGGGTCCTCGGCGATGTGGATCGGCATGCCCGTCTCCTTGCGCAACCGCTCGTCGAGGCCGCGCAGCAGGGCGCCGCCGCCGGTGAGCACGATGCCGCGGTCCATGATGTCACCCGACAGTTCCGGCGGGCACTTGTCCAGCGTGGTCTTGACGGCGTCCACGATGGCGTTGACCGGCTCCTCCATGGCCTTGCGCACTTCGGCGGCGGAGATGACCACGGTCTTCGGCAGGCCGCTGACCAGGTCGCGTCCGCGGATCTCCGTGTGCTCGTCCTGCTCCATGTCGTGCGCGGAACCGATGGTGATCTTGATGCTCTCGGCGGTCCGCTCCCCGAGGAGCAGGCTGTACTCCTTCTTGATGTGCTGGATGATCGCGTTGTCCAGCTCGTCGCCGGCCACGCGGATCGACTGCGCGGTCACGATCCCGCCCAGCGAGATGACCGCGACCTCCGTGGTGCCGCCGCCGATGTCCACCACCATGTTGCCGGTCGCCTCGTGCACCGGCAGGCCGGAGCCGATCGCCGCCGCCATGGGCTCCTCGATGATGTGCACCTGCCGGGCGCCGGCCTGCGTCGACGCCTCGATCACGGCCCTGCGCTCCACCCCGGTGATGCCGGACGGCACGCAGACCACGACCCGCGGCCTGGCCAGGTAGCGGCGCTTGTGGATTTTCAGAATGAAGTAGCGGAGCATCCGCTCGGTGATCTCGAAGTCGGCGATGACGCCGTCCTTCAGGGGGCGGACCGCGACGATGTTGCCCGGGGTCCGGCCGATCATCTTCTTCGCCTCGGCGCCGACCGCGAGAATGCCACCCGTGTTGGTGTTGATGGCGACGACAGACGGCTCGTTGAGGACAATCCCGCGACCTCTGACGTACACCAGCGTGTTGGCCGTCCCGAGGTCGA
Above is a genomic segment from Streptomyces marincola containing:
- a CDS encoding rod shape-determining protein, producing the protein MSFIGRDMAVDLGTANTLVYVRGRGIVLNEPSVVAINTNTGGILAVGAEAKKMIGRTPGNIVAVRPLKDGVIADFEITERMLRYFILKIHKRRYLARPRVVVCVPSGITGVERRAVIEASTQAGARQVHIIEEPMAAAIGSGLPVHEATGNMVVDIGGGTTEVAVISLGGIVTAQSIRVAGDELDNAIIQHIKKEYSLLLGERTAESIKITIGSAHDMEQDEHTEIRGRDLVSGLPKTVVISAAEVRKAMEEPVNAIVDAVKTTLDKCPPELSGDIMDRGIVLTGGGALLRGLDERLRKETGMPIHIAEDPLDSVALGSGKCVEEFEALQQVLDAQPRR